A single window of Gemmatimonadales bacterium DNA harbors:
- a CDS encoding SPOR domain-containing protein: MTGVQLLPATLGRHIPELLSGRNVVALVPATGYPAWSAMNAWRVARSAAASGRRTVLVDCVVDEPVLHTVAGAANEEGIVDAFLYGASLNHIAQPQPEPNLFFIPAGTFAPDPQLVLTSPRWRRLSAGFRHEDALLLLFVPEERLASVAADLDGMVVLAPQGMDLAAAEAPGVAQAIGRGLPILAVVGVAPPPEEASAADLAPIVAPAATAPHSASPDAAGARRARPALRRRASAPMSLLVPPPRQVPWALYAVLLVLAVGAVAWLYRDELVRLAGRAPTPEPPAPAFVHRLPPPHRVDSLSFAVQVSAWPSLAQALDALDSLEARGVPAFVTPIRLQRRRSWYRIHAGPMATGAAADSVLGALRAAGRATAGAVVVEAPLSIGLGGGLTRDSATLERARLRAAGLPVFALGQADRRFRLYAGAFENTPQAAMLLGIVTSTGGTGELVPRVGYVP, encoded by the coding sequence GTGACGGGCGTGCAGCTCCTCCCCGCCACGCTGGGCCGGCACATCCCCGAGCTGCTGAGCGGGCGCAACGTCGTCGCCCTCGTCCCCGCCACCGGGTATCCCGCCTGGTCGGCGATGAACGCGTGGCGAGTGGCGCGGTCCGCCGCCGCGTCGGGCCGGCGCACCGTGCTGGTGGACTGCGTGGTGGACGAGCCGGTGCTCCACACCGTGGCCGGCGCGGCCAACGAGGAGGGGATCGTGGACGCGTTCCTCTACGGCGCGTCGCTCAACCACATCGCGCAGCCGCAGCCGGAGCCCAATCTCTTCTTCATCCCGGCCGGCACGTTCGCGCCCGATCCACAGCTGGTGTTGACCAGCCCGCGCTGGCGGCGCCTCTCCGCCGGCTTCCGCCACGAGGACGCGCTGCTCCTACTGTTCGTGCCTGAAGAGCGGCTCGCGTCGGTCGCGGCGGACCTGGACGGCATGGTGGTGCTGGCCCCCCAGGGCATGGACCTCGCTGCAGCCGAGGCGCCCGGGGTCGCGCAGGCGATCGGCAGGGGGCTTCCGATCCTCGCGGTGGTAGGGGTCGCGCCTCCGCCCGAGGAGGCGAGTGCCGCCGATCTCGCCCCGATCGTGGCACCGGCCGCCACGGCGCCGCACTCCGCTTCCCCTGACGCCGCGGGCGCGCGCCGGGCAAGACCCGCGCTCAGGCGCCGGGCCAGCGCACCGATGTCGTTGCTCGTCCCGCCGCCGCGGCAGGTGCCGTGGGCGCTTTACGCCGTGCTCCTGGTGCTCGCGGTCGGCGCAGTCGCGTGGCTCTATCGCGACGAGCTGGTGAGGCTCGCCGGGCGCGCGCCCACGCCGGAGCCACCAGCGCCCGCGTTCGTGCACCGGCTGCCACCCCCGCATCGGGTGGACTCGCTCAGCTTCGCGGTGCAGGTCTCGGCATGGCCGTCGCTGGCGCAGGCGCTCGACGCGCTGGACAGCCTCGAGGCGCGCGGTGTGCCGGCGTTCGTGACGCCGATCCGCCTCCAGAGACGGCGGAGCTGGTACCGCATCCACGCCGGGCCCATGGCCACCGGCGCGGCTGCCGACTCGGTCCTGGGTGCGCTGCGCGCGGCCGGTCGGGCCACCGCCGGCGCCGTCGTCGTCGAGGCGCCCCTGTCCATCGGGCTCGGAGGCGGCCTCACCCGCGATTCCGCCACCCTTGAACGGGCGCGGCTGCGCGCCGCTGGGCTGCCCGTCTTCGCGCTCGGCCAGGCCGACCGCCGCTTCCGGCTCTACGCCGGCGCGTTCGAGAACACCCCACAGGCCGCGATGCTGCTGGGGATAGTCACCTCAACCGGCGGTACGGGCGAGCTCGTGCCGCGCGTGGGATACGTGCCATGA
- the rsfS gene encoding ribosome silencing factor — translation MTKQQPSRPARRPRRRPDGNAALDWAVAACEERKGVDGVVIDLRHLSDATDYFVVVSGTSDTHVRAIAEHVIEALKGRSVRAHHVEGLAQGRWVLIDFVDFVVHVFHPTLRSFYQLEGLWGDAPQRAV, via the coding sequence ATGACTAAGCAGCAACCTTCGCGCCCCGCACGCCGCCCGCGGCGTCGGCCGGATGGGAATGCGGCGCTCGACTGGGCGGTGGCCGCGTGCGAGGAACGGAAGGGCGTGGACGGCGTCGTCATCGACCTCCGGCACCTCAGCGACGCGACCGATTACTTTGTGGTGGTGTCGGGCACGTCGGACACCCACGTCCGCGCGATCGCCGAGCACGTCATCGAGGCGCTCAAGGGCCGAAGCGTGCGGGCCCACCATGTCGAAGGTCTGGCGCAGGGCCGCTGGGTGCTGATCGACTTCGTGGACTTCGTGGTCCACGTGTTCCACCCGACTCTGCGCTCGTTCTACCAGCTCGAGGGGTTGTGGGGCGACGCGCCGCAGCGCGCCGTGTAG
- a CDS encoding SPOR domain-containing protein, with product MQGNRLFTLPLILFVAACAGSRSGGSAEGGATDSSAGETRTVPAVAFRLRAGGGPLRVYSLPGLAETPTGARARVSPARSAIGVDMVGRRLLYRDSAGATIAFDLVANRERAVSPAGALAALASDGTLLTVDAAGAVTESQPWGTRPWTGTLGRGVDDAFAGPGARLIAIRRQGGDTLQIATREAGVSLAAPVPRAADEIASRDGDAVAFATDSGVVVIEDREAQHPWFVPLSGQPRAIAFSPSGHRIYVGLREKSELAVVDRYTRRERPAIALPAPAAVLRLDPWGRAVLARPSGGDETWVVGTARERVTGRLTTPWASDLPAVSEDGVVLLREGDAVVARDLGSLDSLGAVADGAGDLWFVGRFAPTSSTSGVRRDVRASDPTRARAPSPRAAPASLWVQVSNTPSEQWARALASELTAARHPAEVQPPDAPGGGWRVVMGPYRSRDAADSSGRSLGRPYWIFERAQRPGAKP from the coding sequence GTGCAAGGCAATCGCCTTTTCACACTCCCTCTGATCCTGTTTGTCGCGGCCTGCGCCGGCTCGCGGAGCGGCGGTTCCGCCGAAGGCGGCGCCACCGACTCGAGCGCCGGGGAGACCAGAACCGTCCCGGCGGTCGCGTTCCGGCTTCGCGCTGGTGGCGGGCCGCTGCGCGTCTATTCGCTGCCGGGCCTCGCGGAGACGCCGACGGGCGCGAGGGCCCGCGTCTCCCCGGCGCGATCCGCGATCGGCGTGGACATGGTGGGCCGACGGCTGCTCTACCGCGACAGTGCCGGCGCTACGATCGCCTTCGACCTGGTGGCCAACCGCGAGCGCGCCGTCTCGCCGGCCGGCGCCCTGGCCGCGCTCGCCTCCGACGGCACGCTGCTCACCGTGGACGCCGCCGGAGCCGTGACCGAGTCGCAGCCGTGGGGCACGCGCCCCTGGACGGGGACGCTGGGTCGCGGGGTGGACGACGCGTTCGCGGGACCGGGTGCCCGCCTCATCGCGATCCGGCGCCAAGGCGGCGATACGCTCCAGATCGCCACGCGGGAAGCGGGCGTCTCGCTCGCCGCGCCTGTCCCGAGGGCCGCGGACGAGATCGCGAGCCGCGACGGCGACGCGGTGGCTTTCGCCACCGACTCCGGCGTCGTCGTGATCGAGGATCGCGAGGCACAGCACCCCTGGTTCGTGCCGCTCTCCGGCCAGCCGCGCGCGATCGCCTTCTCGCCGTCCGGTCACCGGATCTACGTCGGGTTGCGCGAGAAGAGCGAGCTTGCGGTCGTGGACCGCTACACCCGCCGGGAGCGGCCCGCCATCGCGCTACCCGCCCCGGCCGCGGTCCTCAGGCTGGATCCGTGGGGGCGCGCGGTGCTGGCACGGCCTTCCGGCGGCGACGAGACCTGGGTGGTCGGCACAGCCCGCGAGCGGGTGACGGGTCGGCTCACCACCCCGTGGGCCTCCGACCTCCCAGCGGTGTCGGAGGACGGCGTGGTCCTGCTGCGGGAGGGTGACGCGGTCGTGGCGCGCGATCTGGGGTCGCTCGATTCGTTAGGCGCAGTCGCCGACGGCGCGGGCGACCTGTGGTTCGTAGGAAGGTTTGCGCCCACTTCTTCCACGTCGGGGGTGCGGCGGGATGTCCGCGCGTCGGACCCGACCCGCGCGCGCGCGCCAAGCCCCCGCGCCGCTCCCGCGAGTCTCTGGGTGCAGGTGTCGAATACGCCGAGCGAGCAGTGGGCTCGGGCCCTCGCGTCCGAGCTCACGGCGGCCCGGCACCCGGCCGAGGTCCAGCCGCCCGACGCGCCGGGCGGGGGGTGGCGCGTGGTGATGGGTCCCTACCGGTCGCGCGACGCCGCCGACTCTTCGGGCCGCTCGCTGGGACGGCCATATTGGATCTTCGAGCGCGCCCAGCGGCCGGGCGCGAAGCCGTGA
- the rplI gene encoding 50S ribosomal protein L9, giving the protein MDIILRQDVEKLGSAGEVVTVKDGYARNYLLPRGLAFEANESNRRRLEGERKQRDRKVAAEVGTARDLAAKLEKVSITFTMKAGDGDKLFGSVTTADIAERLKAEGFTIDRKAIELDEPIKALGVYKVPVRLHHDVKPEVRVWVVKE; this is encoded by the coding sequence ATGGACATCATCCTCCGACAGGACGTCGAGAAGCTCGGCAGCGCCGGCGAGGTCGTGACGGTCAAGGACGGCTACGCCCGCAACTACTTGCTGCCGCGCGGCCTGGCCTTCGAGGCTAACGAGAGCAACCGTCGCCGCCTGGAGGGCGAACGCAAGCAGCGCGACCGCAAGGTCGCGGCCGAGGTCGGGACCGCGCGGGACCTGGCGGCGAAGCTGGAGAAGGTCTCAATCACCTTCACTATGAAGGCCGGAGACGGCGACAAGCTCTTCGGCTCGGTGACGACGGCGGACATCGCCGAACGCCTGAAGGCCGAGGGGTTCACCATCGACCGGAAGGCGATCGAGCTCGACGAGCCGATCAAGGCACTCGGAGTCTACAAGGTGCCGGTACGCCTCCATCACGATGTGAAGCCGGAAGTCCGAGTCTGGGTGGTCAAGGAGTAG
- a CDS encoding DegV family protein: MGVAIGYLDGPRLRRSFLAATQWVGAGREELNRINVFPVPDGDTGTNFWLTMRSIADALRRLGDAPLPEVSRAAARAAVMGSRGNSGMMLSHFLLGFDEGIGARFRIRARELAGAIRRGSERLQSALENPVEGTILTVCREAAVGAEQAAEAGYDVGGVLRGTLSHAEQALERTPELLAVLKEAGVVDAGGKGFVRMKEGVVRLIDGRLEEEAATDAQAFATPAPAGLAVVAGDQDFRFCTEVLVRGDALPSSTEARAAVHELGGSVQVVRTPDLLRVHVHLDDPEPLYRMAEGWGEVLTRKAEDMREQHRILATVSRAVSVICDTSCDLPDEVLDRHGIGLVPLQLIFGDEVFQDRSGMDAAEFYQRLRRGHPHPTTSQPTPATFTAAYEHARAGAEEVVAVIVSGALSGTYANAEAARRSFAPGGVHLVDSRSASLGVGFLALRGAELAEAGWPAADIVRELGRLRGQSGVFFTVDTLDNLLRSGRVSRAKAWLGGLLDLKPILSIDSGGLITPVDRVRGRGGLLKRVLGLLDEALPSRRERLRMGVVHADLPEVAEEVREALAGRYHPYEIVVSPLTAVLAAHTGPGAWGVIWQVEDGAPAREGNKTAGGAL, translated from the coding sequence TTGGGTGTCGCGATCGGGTATCTCGACGGTCCAAGGCTCAGGCGGTCGTTCCTGGCGGCCACCCAGTGGGTGGGCGCCGGGCGCGAGGAGTTGAACCGGATAAACGTCTTTCCGGTCCCGGATGGCGACACGGGCACCAACTTCTGGCTCACGATGCGTTCGATCGCCGACGCCCTCCGGCGACTCGGCGACGCGCCGCTCCCCGAGGTCTCGCGCGCGGCGGCCCGGGCCGCGGTGATGGGCTCCCGCGGCAACTCGGGCATGATGCTCTCCCACTTCCTCCTCGGGTTCGACGAAGGCATCGGCGCGCGGTTCCGCATCCGCGCGCGCGAGCTCGCCGGAGCGATCCGCAGGGGCTCCGAACGCCTCCAGTCCGCGCTCGAGAACCCGGTCGAGGGCACCATCCTCACCGTCTGCCGCGAGGCCGCCGTGGGCGCCGAGCAGGCCGCCGAAGCGGGCTACGACGTGGGCGGCGTCCTCCGCGGCACCCTGAGCCACGCCGAGCAGGCCCTCGAGCGGACTCCCGAGCTGTTGGCCGTCCTCAAGGAGGCGGGAGTCGTGGACGCGGGCGGCAAGGGTTTCGTCCGCATGAAAGAAGGCGTGGTGCGCCTGATTGACGGTCGCCTGGAGGAGGAAGCCGCGACCGACGCGCAGGCGTTCGCGACTCCTGCGCCCGCGGGCCTCGCGGTGGTCGCGGGGGACCAGGACTTCCGGTTCTGCACCGAGGTGCTGGTCCGCGGGGACGCTCTCCCCTCCTCCACCGAGGCGCGAGCGGCGGTGCACGAGCTGGGCGGCTCCGTCCAGGTCGTGCGCACCCCGGACCTGCTCCGGGTGCACGTACACCTGGACGATCCGGAGCCGCTCTACCGAATGGCGGAGGGATGGGGCGAGGTCCTGACGCGCAAGGCCGAGGACATGCGCGAGCAGCACCGGATCCTCGCGACGGTCTCGCGGGCGGTGTCGGTCATCTGCGATACCTCGTGCGACTTGCCGGACGAAGTGCTCGACCGGCACGGCATCGGCCTGGTGCCGCTCCAACTCATCTTCGGCGACGAGGTGTTCCAGGACCGGAGCGGGATGGACGCCGCCGAGTTCTACCAACGGCTGAGACGAGGCCACCCTCATCCGACCACCAGCCAGCCCACGCCCGCTACGTTCACCGCCGCCTACGAGCATGCGCGCGCGGGCGCTGAGGAGGTGGTCGCAGTGATCGTCTCCGGGGCGCTCTCTGGCACGTACGCGAACGCCGAGGCCGCCCGCCGCTCCTTCGCGCCCGGTGGCGTCCACCTCGTCGACAGCCGGAGCGCCTCGCTCGGGGTGGGCTTCCTCGCGCTCCGGGGCGCGGAGCTGGCCGAGGCCGGCTGGCCGGCGGCCGACATCGTGCGGGAACTGGGGAGGCTCCGGGGCCAGTCAGGCGTGTTCTTCACGGTGGACACGCTCGACAACCTGCTGCGCTCGGGCCGGGTGTCGCGTGCCAAGGCGTGGCTGGGCGGGCTCCTCGACCTCAAGCCCATTCTTTCCATCGACTCGGGCGGGTTGATCACCCCGGTGGATCGGGTGCGGGGGCGCGGCGGGCTGCTCAAGCGCGTGCTGGGCCTCCTGGACGAAGCGCTCCCCTCCCGCCGCGAGCGGCTGCGGATGGGGGTCGTGCACGCCGACCTCCCCGAGGTGGCGGAAGAGGTGCGCGAAGCGCTCGCGGGGCGTTACCATCCGTACGAGATCGTCGTGTCTCCGTTGACGGCCGTCCTCGCCGCTCACACGGGGCCGGGAGCATGGGGCGTCATCTGGCAGGTCGAGGACGGCGCGCCCGCGCGCGAAGGGAACAAAACGGCGGGCGGAGCGCTATGA